In Leguminivora glycinivorella isolate SPB_JAAS2020 chromosome 11, LegGlyc_1.1, whole genome shotgun sequence, a single window of DNA contains:
- the LOC125230946 gene encoding protein charybde-like, with protein MEILPVTNQFSGVFNSEKAWNGPTWRDAPMPVPTEAALAQRLERELRAAKGASELAAAEVLVPAELLARAARQLLALAEGEPCGSRGAAVIVDVAGRRLAAFKIDPNMLTTHEIHLHLEHDATNWTSLLPQFLKNLTRGGTIIISPQFTIEKQKLFRSEAE; from the exons ATGGAGATATTGCCGGTCACGAATCAGTTTAGCGGAGTGTTCAACAGTGAAAAAG CTTGGAATGGGCCGACATGGCGGGACGCGCCGATGCCGGTGCCGACGGAGGCGGCGCTGGCTCAAAGGCTGGAGCGCGAGCTCCGCGCGGCCAAAGGAGCGAGCGAGCTCGCCGCCGCCGAGGTTCTCGTGCCCGCCGAACTTTTGGCGAGAGCGGCGCGGCAGCTCCTAGCGCTGGCGGAGGGCGAGCCCTGCGGCTCCCGGGGGGCGGCGGTCATCGTCGACGTCGCCGGCAGGAGGCTGGCGGCGTTCAAGATCGACCCCAACATGTTGACCACGCATGAAATTCATCTGCATCTCGAACATGATGCGACGAACTGGACTAGCCTGTTGCCGCAATTTTTAAA AAATTTAACGCGAGGCGGCACCATCATAATCAGCCCCCAGTTCACGATAGAAAAACAAAAGCTCTTCCGAAGCGAAGCGGAGTGA